The Armatimonadota bacterium DNA window AAGGATGCTGCAAAGTTCCTGGAATCGGTTGGCGTGGCAGACGCTCGCCGAGTGCTGGTGATCACAAACACGTTCGACGAAGTCACTTTCAAGTGCTTCCGCAACCTTCCAAACGTTGAGGTGCGAACCGCACCGAGCACCGAAGAAGGCGCGAAGACGAACACCTTCAGTACCCGCGATGTTTTGGTCGCCCACAAGATTGTGATTGCCAAGGACGCTTTGGCTGCCGTTGAATCCGTTTGGGGTTCGGCTGCCGAGAAAGCTCCAAAGGCAGAAAAGCCTGCTAAGGAAGCTAAGCCGAAAGCCGTTAAAGCAGAAGCAAAGCCGAAAGCAGAGAAGCCTGTAAAGGCAGCCGCCGCTAAGCCAAAGGCCGAAAAGCCTGCCGCTAAGCCAGCTGCAAAGGCAAAGGCACCTGCAAAGAAGAAGGAGGCCGATAACGCATGAAAAGCCCATACGATATCATCATCCGCCCACACATCACTGAAAAGTCGGTAGCCATGAGCTACGGCAAAGAGTTCGTGGCCGATGAGAAGAACGTTCGAACTTACACCTTTGTTGTCGCAAAGACTGCAAACAAGTTCGAAATCAAGCAAGCCATTGAAGCGATGTACAACGCGGACAAGAAGGACAAGGATTCCAGCCGAATCGAAGTCTCCAGCGTTCGCACGATCAGCATGAAGGGCAAGATGCGACGAGTCGGTCAAAAGAGCCGAGGTCCGCGCCCTGATTGGAAGAAGGCGATCATTACCCTCGCTCCTGGTCAGCAATTGGAGGATTACGGAGTCTAAACCATGCCAGTACGACGATTAAAACCAACTTCACCGGGCCGACGGCACATGATTGCGTCGACCTACGAAGAAATCACAAAGAAGAAGCCGGAAAAGAGCCTGACCGTTGCATTGCCAAAGAGTGGCGGTTGCAACAACAAGGGTCGCCGAACGAGCTTTAACAAGGCTGGCGGTAACAAGCGACGCTACCGAATCATCGACTTTAAGCGACAAAAAGATACGCTTGAAGCAACCGTGATCGGTATCGAATACGATCCGAATCGAACCTGCCGAATCGCATTGCTGGAATACAGCGATGGCGAAAAGCGATACATCTTGGCTCCAAAGGGCTTGGTTGATGGCATGAAGGTCATCAGCGGTGAAGGCGCAGACATCCTCCCAGGACACTGCCTTGAACTACGAAACATCCCTCTTGGTACTTTGGTTCACAACGTTGAATTCCAGCCTCAAAAGGGTGGCCAAATGGTCCGCTCCGCCGGTGCTTCCGCACAGGTGATGGCAAAGGAAGGCAACTATGTGACCCTCCGATTGCCATCGGGCGAAATGCGAATGGTCCACTACACTTGCCGAGCAACGGTCGGTGAAGTCGGCAACGCAGAGCACGAGAACGAGCAGATCGGCAAGGCCGGTAAGAACCGAGGACTTGGCCGAAAGCCACACGTCCGTGGTGTTGTCAAATCCCCTCGAGACCATCCCCATGGTGGTGGTGAAGCGAAGTCTCCTGTTGGCCGAAAGAAAGGCCCAGTGGACCGATGGGGCAACAAGGCACTCGGTCGAAGGACTCGCAAGAACAAGCGAACCGATCCGTTCATTGTTCGACGCCGATACAAGAGTTAAGACAATCGTCCTGGGCTGGACAGCTGCTCAGCCCAGGACACTACTACAGAATTTGCAATTACAACGCTAAGAGAAACAGAAACCTAATCTATGGCACGAAGTATTAAAAAAGGGTTCTTTGTAGACGACCACCTGATGAAGAAGGTCGACGCAATGAACGCGTCTGGTGATAAAGGAATGATCAAAACCTGGTCGCGACGTTCCACCATCACTCCAGA harbors:
- the rplD gene encoding 50S ribosomal protein L4 — its product is MATLDVKDLKGKAVGKVELGAIAKAEPLAHLLHKAVVTEEANSRQGTQKTKTRSEVRGGGRKPYKQKKTGNARQGSTRSPHYAHGGMALAIMPRDYTKGFNKKERRAALLGAMNAQVTAGNVIAVDKIVFTAPKTKDAAKFLESVGVADARRVLVITNTFDEVTFKCFRNLPNVEVRTAPSTEEGAKTNTFSTRDVLVAHKIVIAKDALAAVESVWGSAAEKAPKAEKPAKEAKPKAVKAEAKPKAEKPVKAAAAKPKAEKPAAKPAAKAKAPAKKKEADNA
- the rplW gene encoding 50S ribosomal protein L23; protein product: MKSPYDIIIRPHITEKSVAMSYGKEFVADEKNVRTYTFVVAKTANKFEIKQAIEAMYNADKKDKDSSRIEVSSVRTISMKGKMRRVGQKSRGPRPDWKKAIITLAPGQQLEDYGV
- the rplB gene encoding 50S ribosomal protein L2 codes for the protein MPVRRLKPTSPGRRHMIASTYEEITKKKPEKSLTVALPKSGGCNNKGRRTSFNKAGGNKRRYRIIDFKRQKDTLEATVIGIEYDPNRTCRIALLEYSDGEKRYILAPKGLVDGMKVISGEGADILPGHCLELRNIPLGTLVHNVEFQPQKGGQMVRSAGASAQVMAKEGNYVTLRLPSGEMRMVHYTCRATVGEVGNAEHENEQIGKAGKNRGLGRKPHVRGVVKSPRDHPHGGGEAKSPVGRKKGPVDRWGNKALGRRTRKNKRTDPFIVRRRYKS